In Etheostoma spectabile isolate EspeVRDwgs_2016 chromosome 20, UIUC_Espe_1.0, whole genome shotgun sequence, the following are encoded in one genomic region:
- the atl1 gene encoding atlastin-1 isoform X2: MAKHRKDRDSWGSLSDKNVYDWSSEEEEPDGRARPVQVLLVKDDHTFELDEVALSRILLAEEVRDREVVAISVAGAFRKGKSFLMDFMLRYMYNHASEGWLGEADEPLTGFSWRGGSERETTGIQIWSEVFLVDKPDGKKVAVLLMDTQGTFDSQSTLRDSATVFALSTMISSMQVYNISQNVQEDDLQHLQLFTEYGRLAMEETFLKPFQSMIFLVRDWSFPYEFPYGQEGGMKFLEKRLKISENQHEELQNVRKHIHSCFTNISCFLMPHPGLKVATNPHFDGRIIEIDGEFINNLKVLVPWLLSPRNIDVKEINGSKITCRGLLEYFKAYIKIYQGEELPHPKSMLQATAEANNLAAVAAAKDLYNKKMETVCGGDRPFLAPSELQTRHSLIREEALQVFRGVKKMGGEEFSRRYLQQLEGEIDEVFVQYIKHNDSKNIFHAARTPATLFVVIFVMYVAAGITGFVGVDVIASLCNMILGLALITLCTWAYIRYSGEYRELGAVIDQVAGALWDQGSTNDALYKLYNVAANHRHLYHHAFPGGPQVDKDAEEQDKKRD; encoded by the exons GGTCCCTCAGTGATAAAAATGTCTATGACTGGAGctctgaggaggaggagccggATGGACGGGCCCGGCCCGTGCAGGTGCTGCTGGTCAAAGACGACCACACCTTTGAGCTGGACGAGGTGGCGCTGAGCCGCATCCTGCTGGCGGAGGAGGTCAGAGACCGGGAGGTGGTGGCCATCTCGGTGGCCGGAGCTTTCCGCAAGGGCAAGTCCTTCCTCATGGACTTCATGCTGCGGTACATGTACAACCAC GCATCTGAAGGCTGGCTCGGAGAAGCGGACGAGCCTCTGACGGGCTTCTCCTGGAGGGGGGGCTCAGAGAGGGAGACCACCGGGATCCAGATCtggagtgaggtcttcctggtGGACAAGCCAGATGGAAAAAAG GTCGCTGTATTGCTAATGGACACACAAGGGACGTTCGACAGCCAGTCGACGCTGAGGGATTCGGCCACTGTGTTCGCACTGAGCACAATGATAAGCTCCATGCAG GTTTACAACATCTCACAGAATGTACAAGAGGACGACCTGCAGCACTTACAG CTTTTCACTGAGTACGGCAGACTGGCTATGGAAGAGACTTTCCTCAAACCATTCCAG TCCATGATTTTCCTCGTTCGAGACTGGAGCTTTCCATATGAGTTTCCCTACGGACAGGAGGGAGGCATGAAGTTCCTCGAGAAGAGACTTAAG ATTTCAGAGAACCAGCATGAAGAGCTGCAGAACGTGCGTAAACACATCCACTCCTGCTTCACCAACATCTCCTGTTTCCTGATGCCTCACCCCGGACTCAAAGTGGCCACCAACCCCCACTTTGACGGAAGAATTATAG AGATCGACGGCGAGTTCATCAACAACCTGAAGGTTCTAGTCCCGTGGCTTCTCAGTCCTCGTAACATCGACGTGAAGGAGATCAACGGCAGCAAAATCACCTGCAGGGGCCTGTTGGAGTACTTTAAG GCATACATCAAAATTTACCAAGGTGAGGAGCTGCCACATCCAAAGTCCATGCTGCAG GCCACGGCGGAGGCGAATAACTTGGCAGCAGTAGCAGCCGCAAAGGATCTGTACAACAAGAAAATGGAGACG GTCTGTGGGGGGGACCGGCCCTTCCTGGCCCCCAGCGAGCTGCAGACCCGACACAGCCTCATCAGGGAGGAGGCCCTGCAGGTGTTTCGGGGCGTGAAGAAGATGGGAGGCGAGGAGTTCAGCCGCCGCTACCTGCAGCAGCTGGAGGGGGAAATCGACGAGGTGTTTGTCCAGTACATCAAGCACAATGACTCCAAGAACATTTTCCACGCCGCGCGGACGCCGGCCACCCTGTTTGTGGTCATCTTTGTCATGTACGTGGCTGCGGGCATCACAGGCTTTGTGGGCGTGGACGTCATTGCCAGCTTGTGTAACATGATCCTGGGTCTGGCATTGATCACTCTCTGCACCTGGGCCTACATCCGCTACTCCGGGGAATACCGAGAACTGGGCGCCGTCATCGACCAGGTGGCCGGTGCACTGTGGGACCAG GGAAGCACAAATGAC GCTCTCTACAAGCTGTACAATGTAGCGGCCAATCACAGGCACCTGTACCACCACGCCTTCCCCGGCGGGCCTCAGGTGGACAAGGATGCAGAGGAGCAGGACAAGAAGAGGGACTGA
- the atl1 gene encoding atlastin-1 isoform X1, protein MAKHRKDRDSWGEWSLSDKNVYDWSSEEEEPDGRARPVQVLLVKDDHTFELDEVALSRILLAEEVRDREVVAISVAGAFRKGKSFLMDFMLRYMYNHASEGWLGEADEPLTGFSWRGGSERETTGIQIWSEVFLVDKPDGKKVAVLLMDTQGTFDSQSTLRDSATVFALSTMISSMQVYNISQNVQEDDLQHLQLFTEYGRLAMEETFLKPFQSMIFLVRDWSFPYEFPYGQEGGMKFLEKRLKISENQHEELQNVRKHIHSCFTNISCFLMPHPGLKVATNPHFDGRIIEIDGEFINNLKVLVPWLLSPRNIDVKEINGSKITCRGLLEYFKAYIKIYQGEELPHPKSMLQATAEANNLAAVAAAKDLYNKKMETVCGGDRPFLAPSELQTRHSLIREEALQVFRGVKKMGGEEFSRRYLQQLEGEIDEVFVQYIKHNDSKNIFHAARTPATLFVVIFVMYVAAGITGFVGVDVIASLCNMILGLALITLCTWAYIRYSGEYRELGAVIDQVAGALWDQGSTNDALYKLYNVAANHRHLYHHAFPGGPQVDKDAEEQDKKRD, encoded by the exons GGTCCCTCAGTGATAAAAATGTCTATGACTGGAGctctgaggaggaggagccggATGGACGGGCCCGGCCCGTGCAGGTGCTGCTGGTCAAAGACGACCACACCTTTGAGCTGGACGAGGTGGCGCTGAGCCGCATCCTGCTGGCGGAGGAGGTCAGAGACCGGGAGGTGGTGGCCATCTCGGTGGCCGGAGCTTTCCGCAAGGGCAAGTCCTTCCTCATGGACTTCATGCTGCGGTACATGTACAACCAC GCATCTGAAGGCTGGCTCGGAGAAGCGGACGAGCCTCTGACGGGCTTCTCCTGGAGGGGGGGCTCAGAGAGGGAGACCACCGGGATCCAGATCtggagtgaggtcttcctggtGGACAAGCCAGATGGAAAAAAG GTCGCTGTATTGCTAATGGACACACAAGGGACGTTCGACAGCCAGTCGACGCTGAGGGATTCGGCCACTGTGTTCGCACTGAGCACAATGATAAGCTCCATGCAG GTTTACAACATCTCACAGAATGTACAAGAGGACGACCTGCAGCACTTACAG CTTTTCACTGAGTACGGCAGACTGGCTATGGAAGAGACTTTCCTCAAACCATTCCAG TCCATGATTTTCCTCGTTCGAGACTGGAGCTTTCCATATGAGTTTCCCTACGGACAGGAGGGAGGCATGAAGTTCCTCGAGAAGAGACTTAAG ATTTCAGAGAACCAGCATGAAGAGCTGCAGAACGTGCGTAAACACATCCACTCCTGCTTCACCAACATCTCCTGTTTCCTGATGCCTCACCCCGGACTCAAAGTGGCCACCAACCCCCACTTTGACGGAAGAATTATAG AGATCGACGGCGAGTTCATCAACAACCTGAAGGTTCTAGTCCCGTGGCTTCTCAGTCCTCGTAACATCGACGTGAAGGAGATCAACGGCAGCAAAATCACCTGCAGGGGCCTGTTGGAGTACTTTAAG GCATACATCAAAATTTACCAAGGTGAGGAGCTGCCACATCCAAAGTCCATGCTGCAG GCCACGGCGGAGGCGAATAACTTGGCAGCAGTAGCAGCCGCAAAGGATCTGTACAACAAGAAAATGGAGACG GTCTGTGGGGGGGACCGGCCCTTCCTGGCCCCCAGCGAGCTGCAGACCCGACACAGCCTCATCAGGGAGGAGGCCCTGCAGGTGTTTCGGGGCGTGAAGAAGATGGGAGGCGAGGAGTTCAGCCGCCGCTACCTGCAGCAGCTGGAGGGGGAAATCGACGAGGTGTTTGTCCAGTACATCAAGCACAATGACTCCAAGAACATTTTCCACGCCGCGCGGACGCCGGCCACCCTGTTTGTGGTCATCTTTGTCATGTACGTGGCTGCGGGCATCACAGGCTTTGTGGGCGTGGACGTCATTGCCAGCTTGTGTAACATGATCCTGGGTCTGGCATTGATCACTCTCTGCACCTGGGCCTACATCCGCTACTCCGGGGAATACCGAGAACTGGGCGCCGTCATCGACCAGGTGGCCGGTGCACTGTGGGACCAG GGAAGCACAAATGAC GCTCTCTACAAGCTGTACAATGTAGCGGCCAATCACAGGCACCTGTACCACCACGCCTTCCCCGGCGGGCCTCAGGTGGACAAGGATGCAGAGGAGCAGGACAAGAAGAGGGACTGA